Within the Rhizobium sp. BG4 genome, the region CATCTCTCGATCACATTAGCGGCGGACGCGCCGGGTGGAACATCGTCACGACTTCCAATCCCGATGCTGCACTGAATTTCGGCCTTGATGCGCATGTCGCTCATGGCGAACGCTACGAACGTGCGCGCGAATTCTATGACGTCGTCACCGGTTTGTGGGATAGCTTCGACGACGACGCCTTTATCCGCGATATCGAAAGCGGTGCCTTCTTCGACCCGGCGAAGTTGCATGCCCTCAACCATAAAGGCACTGAACTGTCCGTACGGGGTCCGCTTAATATCGCCCGCCCTCCACAAAGATGGCCCGTCATCGTTCAGGCCGGTCAATCCGACCCGGGCCGGCAGCTTGCCGCTGAAACGGCTGAGGTCGTCTTTTGCTCGCCGCGCGACTTGCCCTCCGGACAGGCGCTCTATGCCAATATCAAGGGGCGGATGGGAAAGGTGGGGCGCAACCCTGATCATCTGAAGATTCTGCCTGCGGCATTCGTGGTGATCGGGGATACACTTGAGGAGGCGAGGGCGAAGCGCGCCCGTCTTGATACCCTCGTGCATTACGACAGCGCTATCGCTTCGCTGTCGATCGCGCTTGGCCATGACGCCTCGAAATTCGACCCTGACCAGCCGCTTCCCGAGGTGCCTGAGACCGATGCCAGCAAGACCGGCCGCGAGCAGGTGCTGAGGCTCGCGGAGCAGGAGCGTTTGACCGTCCGCCAGCTGGCGCAGCGCTATGGCGGCTACTCGGGTCTCGCCTTTGTCGGCACGCCGCAGCAGATCGCCGACGACATGGCCCAGTGGCTTTATGAAGGGGGATCCGACGGTTTCAACGTCGTCTTCCCCTATCTGCCGCAGGGGCTCGACGATGTTGTCGAGCGGCTGGTTCCGGAGCTCCAACGGCGGCGGCTCTTTCGCACGGATTATGAGGGAAAAACGCTACGCGACCACCTCGGGCTTTCGCGGCCGAAGAGCCGCTACGCTTGAAGCCGTGGGAACTCGATCCTGTCCGGACGCGTTTGCTGTGCGCATGCGAGGGCTATGAATGATCTATGATGCGGTTTTGGTCGGGTCTGGGTTCTCGGCGATTGCGACACTTTGCAATCTCATTGAACGCCTTCCGGCTTCCGCGGCGGTGGCTGTTATTGGCGATGACCCGGGCTTTGGCCGCGGCACCGCCTACAGGTCGGAGCTTTATCTTCACCGGCTGAATGTCCCGGCAGGGCGGATGAGCCTCTTTCCCGACAGGCCCGATGGCTTTGTAGAGTGGCTTGCCGAGCGCAAGCGGCCGTTGAAGGAGGGTGATTTTGCCTCCCGACAGGATTACGGCCTCTACGTTCGCGATAGCCTGGCAGCACTGCTGCGCAACAAGAAGCAGCGATGCAGGGTGGATTTCATCCGGGCCAAAGCGACAGGCTGCGTCGAGCGTTACAACGAAACGCTCGGCTTTCTCCTCGACAATGGCGGCGAGATCGCAGGCCGGAATGTTGTGCTGTGCCTTGGCGTTGGCAATGCACCGCTGCCGGTCGATGTCTCGGGATTGGCCGCTTCGGCCAAAGAGCGGATCATCGAAAACCCGTGGCGGCTTTCTTGGCTACGGCGTGTTGGGCGAGAAGACGTCGTCTGCATCCTCGGCTCCGGCCTGACGATGATCGATCAGGTTCTGGCGCTGCAAGCGCGCGGTTTCCGTGGCAAGATTGATGTACTTTCGCGACGTGGGCTCGTCCCTCATGGGCATGTGGTGGCGCCCAAGCCGCCCGCCGACTTCGATCCGCAGACCCTGCCGGTTAAGATGAGCGCGCTGCTTCACCGGCTGCGCGAGGAAAGCAGGGTTACAGGCGACTGGCGCTCGGTCATGGACCGCCTGCGCCCGCAGACGCAAGCGCTCTGGGCGCGCCTGCCTGCGGCCGAGCGCAGCCGATTTCTTCGTCACGCCCTGCCGTGGTGGAACATTCACCGCCATCGGGTGGCGCCAGATGTGCACGGCCGTTTTCGCGAGCTGGTGGAAAATGGCCAAGTCGTTGTGCATGCGGGCTTCCTCTCGGCAGTGGAGGAGGCAGGAAAGGGCCTGTCGATCAATTACCGGGCCAAGGGAACATGGGACGGAAAGCGAATGAACGTTGACTGGCTGATCAACTGCACCGGCGTCGAAAGGGCGGGTATCGCGCATTCACCGCTGCTTGCGGAGATGAAGCGTCAGGCTCTGATCAAGGCAGATCCGCGGGGTCTCGGCATCGTTGTCGATCCGCAATCGAGAGTGCCCGGCGATACCGCAATCCGCGCGCGGCTCTATGCGGTCGGCGCGCTGACCGCAGGCCAGTTCTGGGAGATCACGGCCGTGCCGGATATTCGCGTCCAAGCGCAGGCCGTTGCAAACGAAATTGCTTCCGTGATCACAGCGAGAGAATGACCGGCGACAGCCGGCTGCGACTATCGCCGCGGTTTTTCGGGCCGTTGGCGTTGGCAGCACCTGCTCCCTGATCCCTGCTGCTTATCTCGCCGAAACGTAGGCATCAGTGCTTGGTATTCGTCCGACCGTACCGCCCTTCGAAATCTACACGGCAACTTGGTTTCGTCCGGAAGAGGCCGGGATCAACCGAGTGCTTCGCGAGGGAAACCAGACGCGAGGCTGTCGATGAACTTCCTGACAGCCGGAGGAAGGCCGCGCCGCGTCGTAAACACCAGATGCACAAGTCCTTTCATGCCGCGCCAAGCAGGTAAGACGCGAACCAGCCGTCCCTGCTCCAATGCCTCTCGGCATGTGTGGTCAGGCAGCAGCGCGACGCCCAGGCCAGCGAGCGCTGCCGTTCGAACGGCAGTAAAATCTGCACACTCAATACGCGGTTGATGAACAAGCGTATGTGAACAGCCATCGTCGGTTTCGAGAAACCAGTTCACCTCGCCATGGTCATCCGTCGTCGACAGGGTCGGCTCCCGTGCGAGATCTTCGATGCTGCCAATGCGGCTGGCGATCTGCGGAGCCGAAACGAGGATTCGGATTGAGCTTCCGAGCGAACGCATGGTCAGCGACGCATCGCCGTCGAGTGACGTTCGAACTCTAAGTGCCACATCGACACGCTCCTCAATCAGGTCGACGGGCCGATCCACGGCAACGAGCTGCAGGCGGACCTTCGGATGCTGTGCGAGAAACCTGGCCACCAAATCCGAGATGGGTTCAACGAGCCCTGTCGGGCAGCTTATCCGGATCAAGCCATGCGGTTCGGACTGGGCTTCGGCAACGAGCGCCTCGGCCCGCTCTGCCTCAGCCAGCATCGCCTTGCAGCGCTCGTAGAAGGATTGCCCGACGTCTGTAACGCGAAAGCGGCGGCTTGATCTCTCGATAAGGCGAACGCCCAGCCGGGCCTCAAGGCCCGCCACGCGCCTGCTCAGCTTTGACTTCGGCTCGCGAAGGGCACGCCCGGCCGCAGCGAAACCGCCGTGGTCGATAACCTCGGCGAAATAGAAAAGGTCATTGAGGTCAGATTTCATCATCGTTCTCGAGATGGAACGATGGGTACCATTTTTGCAGACTATGTGCATCAGCGTTCTGCTGTCATCTTCTTTTCAACGGCAAAACGCCGCAGACATAAGGAGCAAGACAATGAGCAAGAAGTTCGAACAGAAGGTCGTCATCGTCACTGGCGGCACCAGCGGTATCGGTCTGGCAACAGCCAAGGCGTTCTCGGAGCAAGGCGCGGCCATATTCATAACGGGTCGCCGCAAGGAAACACTGAACGCCGCCGTCAAGGAGATTGGCGGCCGGGTGACAGGTATCCAAGCCGACATGAGCAAACTGACCGATATCGATCGTCTGTATGACGCGGTACAGCAGAAGCACTCGCAAATCGACGTTGTCTTCGCCAACGCAGGCGGCGGCGAGTTCGCAGCGCTCGGCGCCATCACCGAAAAGCACTACCAGAACACCTTCGACACAAATGTGAAGGGCACGCTCTTTACCGTGCAGAAGGCCCTCCCTCTGCTGCGGGACGGCGCATCGATCATTCTCACTTCTTCGACGACCAGCGTCTCCGGCACGCCTGCGTTCAGCGTCTACTCCGCCACGAAGGCGGCGATCCGCAGCTTCGCCCGCAACTGGATCCTCGACCTCAAGGATCGCCACATCCGCGTCAATGCGATCAGCCCCGGCGTGACCGATACCGCAGGCCTGAACGAGCTCTTCGGCAACGGCGACAGTGCCGAAAACACGAAGAGCTACCTCGCAAGCCTCATCCCGGCAGGCCGTATCGGCAAACCGGAGGAAATCGCGAAAGCCGTACTCTTCCTGGCGTCTGAGGATGCAAGCTTCGTGAACGGCGTCGAGCTGTTCGTCGATGGCGGCCAGGTTCAGATCTAAGCCCGCAATAGGAGAACGATCATGGCCGACATTGCAACATTGCTTGAACGAAACCTTCAGGGAATCTTCGGGGAGGGCGACGAAGCCCTCCGCCGCAAAGTTGCCGAGGAAATCCTGCATGAAGATGCCGTCTTCGTCGAACCGCATGGCATTTATCAAGGACGCGACGCGATCGTTCGCGTCGCCGGCGAAATTCGTGGAATGCATCCAAGCTTCCGTTACACGCCCCTGGCTGACGCTGAGATTCTTCATGATCGAGCGGGCAGGGTGAGATGGGTAGCTGGTGTACCAGGAGAGGATTCAGCCTACGCCGGAACCGACTTCGTCATCGCCAGAGACGGCAAGATCGAGGGCCTCTATCTGTTTTTCGATGGAGCGCCTGACCCGACCAGTCCTCCGATCCCTGCCTGACGCTGAAGTGGAGCCGTCGCCCACATAACATGGGCGGCGCGTTTCGGCGCGATGCCATGGACCGCCTTGGGCGCTCGTGCATGAGGGCGATTTCTTCACTTGGGCTGCGGAGAGGAACGCTTCGAGTGCGCAGCCGGCAATCCGCCATTCATCCGCTATCAGACATTTAAGGGCGCCATGCGCAAGCGAGCTCTCGCCCATAGCTTAACGCATGGCGCCCAGTTCAGCGGCCTGACCTCATCATGGGCGCCGTTCCTGGTGTCGACAGCAACGCTTTGAAAGGCCGGCGGCACTCGAACGTGGCACGGATTGCGCCGGCAGCGTCAAGAAAAAGAAAGTCGATGCCTGGCAGATTCAGCTCGCGATCATCGGCGGCGAGGAACTCATTTACATCATGACGCCAGATCCCGACGGGTTTGTGACCGTGGACGGCAATCTCTCCCTTCACCGCGACGAATGAGAACCGGCGTCGCCATCCCGCTACTGCGTCAGGGGTCGCCAGTGGATCGAAGTCAGTAGCGACCGTCCAGCCGGGCGGCCAGCATTAGTCGGTAAAGACCACGACAACGCCAGGCTTGACCATGCTTGCCAATTCCTCGACGTCCCAGTTGGTCAATCTCACACAGCCATGTGAGCCAGCCTTGTCGATGAGGGATGGTTCAGGCGTTCCGTGGATGCCATAGGTCGGCTCCGAGAGATCGATCCAGACAGACCCCACCGGATTGTTCGGTCCGCTTGGCAACGAAAGCTTCGTCTTGTTCTTGCCTTGCTGGAAATTGACACGCGGATTGTATTCGTAGGTCGGGTTGCGTGCAACGCCGTTGACCTTGTGCTTTCCGGAAGGCGACGGATTGTCTTCGCTTCCAATTGTCGCCGGATAGATCGCCAGAACATCCCCATTATCGGCAAAGGCGACGAGCTGCCCAACCCCGCGGCGCGCTTCGATCCGCTTCACCTGGCCGGTTCTGGGTGCTCCGACAACGGCTACAGAAATCGTCTCGCCGGGCAAAAAATTTGCGGACGGGTTGAGGGCATGGAGAAGGTCGATATCCATGTGAAAGCGCTCGGAAAGCTTTTCGGCGACGCTTGTATAGTCGAGGTGATCCATCTTGGCTTGTTCTGCATAATTTCTCGGCACTTCATTGACGAGGTCGTCGGCGTCATCCGGCGCAATAATATACGGGCCTACAACATGCTTGTCGTCGCCGAGCCGCTCTACCACCTGAGCGTCGAGCTTGCCGTCCACCGGCAGATGCTGCATTGCTTCAAAACCGGCAACCGCCT harbors:
- a CDS encoding L,D-transpeptidase — translated: MKRLLFGSMIFLGWLGFSHAQELSPDAINNSDVLSGLNGQVAQDPPVPNAAIIHLQVLLDRAGASPGVIDGFDGANVSKAVAGFEAMQHLPVDGKLDAQVVERLGDDKHVVGPYIIAPDDADDLVNEVPRNYAEQAKMDHLDYTSVAEKLSERFHMDIDLLHALNPSANFLPGETISVAVVGAPRTGQVKRIEARRGVGQLVAFADNGDVLAIYPATIGSEDNPSPSGKHKVNGVARNPTYEYNPRVNFQQGKNKTKLSLPSGPNNPVGSVWIDLSEPTYGIHGTPEPSLIDKAGSHGCVRLTNWDVEELASMVKPGVVVVFTD
- a CDS encoding nuclear transport factor 2 family protein, with protein sequence MADIATLLERNLQGIFGEGDEALRRKVAEEILHEDAVFVEPHGIYQGRDAIVRVAGEIRGMHPSFRYTPLADAEILHDRAGRVRWVAGVPGEDSAYAGTDFVIARDGKIEGLYLFFDGAPDPTSPPIPA
- a CDS encoding LLM class flavin-dependent oxidoreductase, coding for MTERQLHLGAFMRPVSLHTGAWRYPGSYPDANFNFAHIVAFAKKLEAAKFDAFFMADHLAVLNMPEEALKRSHTVTSFEPFTLLSAIAALTSRIGLVATASTTFDEPYHVARRFASLDHISGGRAGWNIVTTSNPDAALNFGLDAHVAHGERYERAREFYDVVTGLWDSFDDDAFIRDIESGAFFDPAKLHALNHKGTELSVRGPLNIARPPQRWPVIVQAGQSDPGRQLAAETAEVVFCSPRDLPSGQALYANIKGRMGKVGRNPDHLKILPAAFVVIGDTLEEARAKRARLDTLVHYDSAIASLSIALGHDASKFDPDQPLPEVPETDASKTGREQVLRLAEQERLTVRQLAQRYGGYSGLAFVGTPQQIADDMAQWLYEGGSDGFNVVFPYLPQGLDDVVERLVPELQRRRLFRTDYEGKTLRDHLGLSRPKSRYA
- a CDS encoding SDR family oxidoreductase; translated protein: MSKKFEQKVVIVTGGTSGIGLATAKAFSEQGAAIFITGRRKETLNAAVKEIGGRVTGIQADMSKLTDIDRLYDAVQQKHSQIDVVFANAGGGEFAALGAITEKHYQNTFDTNVKGTLFTVQKALPLLRDGASIILTSSTTSVSGTPAFSVYSATKAAIRSFARNWILDLKDRHIRVNAISPGVTDTAGLNELFGNGDSAENTKSYLASLIPAGRIGKPEEIAKAVLFLASEDASFVNGVELFVDGGQVQI
- a CDS encoding FAD/NAD(P)-binding protein — encoded protein: MIYDAVLVGSGFSAIATLCNLIERLPASAAVAVIGDDPGFGRGTAYRSELYLHRLNVPAGRMSLFPDRPDGFVEWLAERKRPLKEGDFASRQDYGLYVRDSLAALLRNKKQRCRVDFIRAKATGCVERYNETLGFLLDNGGEIAGRNVVLCLGVGNAPLPVDVSGLAASAKERIIENPWRLSWLRRVGREDVVCILGSGLTMIDQVLALQARGFRGKIDVLSRRGLVPHGHVVAPKPPADFDPQTLPVKMSALLHRLREESRVTGDWRSVMDRLRPQTQALWARLPAAERSRFLRHALPWWNIHRHRVAPDVHGRFRELVENGQVVVHAGFLSAVEEAGKGLSINYRAKGTWDGKRMNVDWLINCTGVERAGIAHSPLLAEMKRQALIKADPRGLGIVVDPQSRVPGDTAIRARLYAVGALTAGQFWEITAVPDIRVQAQAVANEIASVITARE
- a CDS encoding LysR family transcriptional regulator, whose product is MKSDLNDLFYFAEVIDHGGFAAAGRALREPKSKLSRRVAGLEARLGVRLIERSSRRFRVTDVGQSFYERCKAMLAEAERAEALVAEAQSEPHGLIRISCPTGLVEPISDLVARFLAQHPKVRLQLVAVDRPVDLIEERVDVALRVRTSLDGDASLTMRSLGSSIRILVSAPQIASRIGSIEDLAREPTLSTTDDHGEVNWFLETDDGCSHTLVHQPRIECADFTAVRTAALAGLGVALLPDHTCREALEQGRLVRVLPAWRGMKGLVHLVFTTRRGLPPAVRKFIDSLASGFPREALG